One Ctenopharyngodon idella isolate HZGC_01 chromosome 9, HZGC01, whole genome shotgun sequence DNA window includes the following coding sequences:
- the LOC127518889 gene encoding uncharacterized protein LOC127518889, producing MGNTVTDVGSGKFESSCTYKAEGDNVVIRLGDEELPQDSHLIWTHNKRRVYSKKGSNVKNEGLTINHYGSLILENIQKSKSGEYKAEVFDKDGKLIKKTVEKLCVLEPVPEPSVTVECVEEGVNLTCIPVNSSKVSVSWTKNGEKSNTTRAVLHVSSSELKSGDKFSCTLSNMISKKTAKDVEPVCSNTGVHANEDENRKKEENSNNENKDDAKGINSHFCVFTLTTDENN from the exons ATGGGTAACACTGTCACTGATGTTGGAAGTG gtaAATTTGAATCTTCATGTACCTACAAAGCAGAGGGTGACAATGTTGTGATTCGACTGGGTGATGAAGAATTACCACAGGACAGCCACTTGATCTGGACACATAATAAAAGGAGGGTGTATTCAAAAAAGGGCTCAAATGTTAAGAACGAAGGGCTCACCATTAACCACTATGGGTCCCTGATACTGGAGAACATACAGAAGAGCAAATCTGGGGAGTACAAAGCCGAAGTCTTTGACAAAGATGgaaaattaataaagaaaacCGTAGAGAAGCTCTGTGTTCTAG agccGGTGCCTGAACCTTCAGTCACAGTCGAGTGTGTAGAAGAAGGAGTCAATCTGACTTGTATTCCAGTGAATAGCAGTAAGGTTTCTGTGTCCTGGACGAAAAATGGAGAGAAGTCAAACACGACACGTGCTGTTTTACATGTCAGCTCGTCTGAGCTCAAATCTGGAGATAAGTTCTCATGCACACTCAGCAACATGATCAGCAAAAAGACAGCAAAAGATGTTGAGCCGGTGTGCTCCAACACAG GTGTACATGCAAATGAAGatgagaacagaaaaaaagaagagaacagcaacaatgaaaataaagatGATG CAAAAGGTATAAATTCCCATTTTTGTGTATTCACACTTACAACTGATGAGAACAACTGA
- the LOC127519191 gene encoding nestin-like isoform X1, which translates to MAVTRILIYISCLCFARDFVFCDDYEEIGNKITLTPRIRGKPEEILWKHNENKVLEYDGSEVVEYGSFKSRVVVDFETGELTIQKLSSQDSGQYQSDIVINGKVQSSSHTLTVLDALAEPHVSCELDETSNVKKLLCSVESQTQLSYEWSGPNINGHLGPELVVDKQEENLDSVYTCTVKNQVNSKSTNFTLEDCHTGREGSAVLVPVLIVTILLILLIALAIFLYALYKRKKQKQARPSEPKNMDPENGQGQNLLSNVTTESVPGSSDAIATLPSHIRLPSQKESIADKKWYQDNKPENLGETEKLLKETNRLQEQNLKQSPQSDVTETNQENTGKGDEGELKYEKNSENAFEAEGNTYSKPDETEKESDKPLQSQEEEEKEKSQTLKQESENGKKSPEHQNERLEEQKTEDNNEDNQTPGETEEVLDRPDTGSSDVTLPSHIRLTSQKEPVTDRKWDQDNEPEDSGETDEGQKTKKMSEQNLKQSPQSVSETNQENTGIGNEKEVDRYEKNSENDDETEKESHKPLQSQEEEKKEKSQIPKQESENGEKSPEHQNEGLEEQKTEDNNEDNQTPGETEEVLDRPDTETVSPAVTERNMDNEAVQVHENEKSQNDDGEQSLEQQNESLRNQKTEDTAISENDMRPGETKERTEEKNHKRIDRPNTAETCNRPSVDQPVDGEAPSAPAVIDSPANLEKEPINSTVASSSQTDLHNYTDQDKEEERKCPGLGQDEKREVVTNQEEKGGQEQMLEEKNHDPEISDEISCINFEKQDKQTDPDSTINTVSQQQGHDDGLSNQDKAVPACPEKSDMTNKNLYTD; encoded by the exons ATGGCTGTTACAAGGATTTTGATTTACATTTCATGTCTCTGTTTTGCTCGAG attttgttttctgtgatgaCTATGAAGAAATTGGAAACAAGATCACACTTACTCCAAGAATCCGTGGAAAGCCTGAAGAAATACTGTGGAAACACAATGAGAACAAGGTTCTGGAGTATGACGGGAGTGAGGTGGTGGAGTACGGCTCATTCAAAAGCCGTGTAGTTGTTGATTTTGAAACAGGAGAGCTCACAATACAAAAATTGAGCAGCCAAGACAGTGGCCAGTATCAATCTGACATTGTGATCAATGGGAAAGTTCAGAGCTCCAGTCATACTTTGACAGTTTTGG ATGCTCTGGCAGAGCCTCACGTGAGCTGTGAGCTGGATGAGACTTCAAATGTTAAAAAGCTGTTGTGTTCAGTGGAATCTCAGACTCAGCTCAGCTACGAATGGAGTGGACCTAATATAAATGGTCACTTGGGACCAGAGCTTGTTGTTGATAAACAGGAGGAAAACCTTGACTCTGTCTATACCTGCACTGTGAAGAATCAAGTTAACAGCAAGAGCACCAACTTTACTCTGGAAGACTGCCACACAG GCAGAGAAGGGTCTGCTGTGCTTGTTCCAGTCTTAATAGTAACAATACTTCTCATTCTGCTTATTGCACTGGCAATATTCTTATATGCACTATATAAACGAAAAAAACAAAAGC AAGCGAGGCCATCTGAACCGAAAAATATGGACCCTGAAAATG GTCAAGGCCAAAACCTGTTGAGTAATGTCACAACGGAGTCTGTGCCAG GTTCATCTGATGCTATTGCCACACTCCCTAGTCACATCAGACTTCCCTCTCAAAAAGAGTCTATTGCTGATAAAAAATGGTATCAGGACAATAAACCAGAAAATTTAGGTGAAACTGAAAAACTTTTGAAGGAAACAAATAGATTGCAAGAACAAAATCTAAAGCAGAGTCCACAATCTGATGTGACAGAAACAAACCAAGAGAACACAGGAAAAGGAGATGAAGGAGAACTGAAATATGAGAAGAACAGCGAAAATGCATTTGAAGCAGAAGGAAACACTTACAGCAAACCTGACGAAACAGAGAAGGAGAGCGATAAACCCTTACAAAGCcaagaagaagaggagaaagagaaaagtCAGACACTGAAACAGGAAAGTGAAAATGGAAAGAAGTCGCCTGAGCATCAGAACGAGAGACTAGAAGAGCAAAAAACTGAAGATAATAATGAGGATAATCAGACACCAGGAGAGACAGAAGAGGTGTTAGACAGACCAGACACAG GTTCATCTGATGTCACTCTCCCTAGTCACATCAGACTAACCTCTCAAAAGGAGCCTGTTACTGATAGAAAATGGGATCAAGACAACGAACCAGAAGATTCAGGTGAAACTGATGaaggacaaaaaacaaaaaaaatgtcagaacaaAATCTAAAACAGAGTCCACAATCTGTGTCAGAAACAAACCAAGAGAACACAGGAATTGGAAATGAAAAAGAAGTAGACAGATATGAGAAGAACAGTGAAAATGATGACGAAACAGAGAAGGAGAGCCATAAACCCTTACAAAGCCAAGAAgaagagaagaaagagaaaagtcAGATACCGAAACAAGAGAGTGAAAATGGAGAGAAGTCGCCTGAGCATCAGAACGAGGGACTAGAAGAGCAGAAAACTGAAGATAATAATGAGGATAATCAGACACCAGGAGAGACAGAAGAGGTGTTAGACAGACCAGACACAG AAACTGTGAGTCCTGCTGTGACAGAAAGAAACATGGATAATGAAGCAGTACAAGTACATGAAAATGAGAAGAGCCAAAATGACGATGGCGAACAATCACTTGAGCAGCAGAACGAAAGCCTGAGAAATCAGAAAACTGAAGATACAGCTATTAGTGAGAATGACATGAGACCAGGAGAGACAAAAGAGAGAACTGAAGAGAAAAACCATAAAAGGATAGACAGACCAAACACAG CTGAAACTTGCAATCGACCATCTGTGGATCAGCCGGTGGATGGTGAAGCTCCAAGTGCTCCAGCGG TTATAGATTCACCAGCTAACCTGGAGAAGGAACCTATAAACAGCACTGTCGCATCTTCCAGTCAAACTGACCTACATAATTACACAGACCAAGACaaggaagaagaaagaaaatgtcCTGGACTGGGTCAGGATGAGAAAAGAGAGGTTGTAACAAATCAGGAAGAGAAAGGTGGCCAGGAACAAATgctagaagaaaaaaatcatgacCCAGAGATATCTGATGAAATAAGCTGCATTAACTTTGagaaacaagacaaacaaaCTGATCCAGACAGTACAATAAACACTGTGTCTCAGCAGCAGGGGCATGACGATGGGTTGAGTAACCAAGATAAA
- the LOC127518724 gene encoding SLAM family member 5-like, with the protein MLQNLTLILLFSLIFIFSSGKFVSSCTYKAEGDNVVIRLGDEKLPQDSHLIWTHDKRRVYSKKGSNVKNEGLTINHYGSLILENIQKSKSGEYKAEVFDKDGKLIKKTVEKICVLEPVPEPSVTVECVEEGVYLTCIPVNSNEVSVSWTKNGEKSNTTRAVLHVSSSELKSGDKFSCTLSNMISEKTAKDVQPVCSNTGVHANEDENRKKEENSNNENKDDDGTEKKLLFGLDFWWMLVILSGGASFLLILFIICLVCVCRCCSRSKRKAKEEAEFRLVSLMPDHANQPDEPYMQSSESQRPSKSQRPLPPLPSPRGPPAVEPQ; encoded by the exons ATGCTGCAAAACTTGACATTAATTCTCCTCTTCAGTTTAATCTTCATCTTCTCCTCTG gtaAATTTGTATCTTCATGTACCTACAAAGCAGAGGGTGACAATGTTGTGATTCGACTGGGTGATGAAAAATTACCACAGGACAGCCACTTGATCTGGACACATGATAAAAGGAGGGTGTATTCAAAAAAGGGCTCAAATGTTAAGAACGAAGGGCTCACCATTAACCACTATGGGTCCCTGATACTGGAGAACATACAGAAGAGCAAATCTGGGGAGTACAAAGCCGAAGTCTTTGACAAAGATGgaaaattaataaagaaaacCGTAGAGAAGATCTGTGTTCTAG agccGGTGCCTGAACCTTCAGTCACAGTCGAGTGTGTAGAAGAAGGAGTCTATCTGACTTGTATTCCAGTGAATAGCAATGAGGTTTCTGTGTCCTGGACGAAAAATGGAGAGAAGTCAAACACGACACGTGCTGTTTTACATGTCAGCTCGTCTGAGCTCAAATCTGGAGATAAGTTCTCATGCACACTCAGCAACATGATCAGTGAAAAGACAGCAAAAGATGTTCAGCCGGTGTGCTCCAACACAG GTGTACATGCAAATGAAGatgagaacagaaaaaaagaagagaacagcaacaatgaaaataaagatGATG ATGGGACTGAGAAGAAATTACTATTTGGCTTAGATTTCTGGTGGATGCTGGTGATCCTGTCTGGAGGAGCAAGTTTCCTTCTCATACTCTTCATCATCTGCCTAGTCTGTGTCTGCCGCTGCTGCAGCCGAAGCAAGAGGAAGGCAAAAG AGGAAGCAGAGTTTCGACTCGTTTCTCTAATGCCAGATCACGCAAATCAGCCTGATGAGCCGTACATGCAGAGTAGCGAATCTCAAAGGCCATCCAAAAGCCAGCGTCCTCTTCCGCCCCTGCCCAGCCCTCGAGGTCCACCTGCTGTTGAACCCCAATAA
- the LOC127519191 gene encoding dentin matrix acidic phosphoprotein 1-like isoform X2 has protein sequence MAVTRILIYISCLCFARDFVFCDDYEEIGNKITLTPRIRGKPEEILWKHNENKVLEYDGSEVVEYGSFKSRVVVDFETGELTIQKLSSQDSGQYQSDIVINGKVQSSSHTLTVLDALAEPHVSCELDETSNVKKLLCSVESQTQLSYEWSGPNINGHLGPELVVDKQEENLDSVYTCTVKNQVNSKSTNFTLEDCHTGREGSAVLVPVLIVTILLILLIALAIFLYALYKRKKQKQARPSEPKNMDPENGQGQNLLSNVTTESVPGSSDAIATLPSHIRLPSQKESIADKKWYQDNKPENLGETEKLLKETNRLQEQNLKQSPQSDVTETNQENTGKGDEGELKYEKNSENAFEAEGNTYSKPDETEKESDKPLQSQEEEEKEKSQTLKQESENGKKSPEHQNERLEEQKTEDNNEDNQTPGETEEVLDRPDTGSSDVTLPSHIRLTSQKEPVTDRKWDQDNEPEDSGETDEGQKTKKMSEQNLKQSPQSVSETNQENTGIGNEKEVDRYEKNSENDDETEKESHKPLQSQEEEKKEKSQIPKQESENGEKSPEHQNEGLEEQKTEDNNEDNQTPGETEEVLDRPDTVIDSPANLEKEPINSTVASSSQTDLHNYTDQDKEEERKCPGLGQDEKREVVTNQEEKGGQEQMLEEKNHDPEISDEISCINFEKQDKQTDPDSTINTVSQQQGHDDGLSNQDKAVPACPEKSDMTNKNLYTD, from the exons ATGGCTGTTACAAGGATTTTGATTTACATTTCATGTCTCTGTTTTGCTCGAG attttgttttctgtgatgaCTATGAAGAAATTGGAAACAAGATCACACTTACTCCAAGAATCCGTGGAAAGCCTGAAGAAATACTGTGGAAACACAATGAGAACAAGGTTCTGGAGTATGACGGGAGTGAGGTGGTGGAGTACGGCTCATTCAAAAGCCGTGTAGTTGTTGATTTTGAAACAGGAGAGCTCACAATACAAAAATTGAGCAGCCAAGACAGTGGCCAGTATCAATCTGACATTGTGATCAATGGGAAAGTTCAGAGCTCCAGTCATACTTTGACAGTTTTGG ATGCTCTGGCAGAGCCTCACGTGAGCTGTGAGCTGGATGAGACTTCAAATGTTAAAAAGCTGTTGTGTTCAGTGGAATCTCAGACTCAGCTCAGCTACGAATGGAGTGGACCTAATATAAATGGTCACTTGGGACCAGAGCTTGTTGTTGATAAACAGGAGGAAAACCTTGACTCTGTCTATACCTGCACTGTGAAGAATCAAGTTAACAGCAAGAGCACCAACTTTACTCTGGAAGACTGCCACACAG GCAGAGAAGGGTCTGCTGTGCTTGTTCCAGTCTTAATAGTAACAATACTTCTCATTCTGCTTATTGCACTGGCAATATTCTTATATGCACTATATAAACGAAAAAAACAAAAGC AAGCGAGGCCATCTGAACCGAAAAATATGGACCCTGAAAATG GTCAAGGCCAAAACCTGTTGAGTAATGTCACAACGGAGTCTGTGCCAG GTTCATCTGATGCTATTGCCACACTCCCTAGTCACATCAGACTTCCCTCTCAAAAAGAGTCTATTGCTGATAAAAAATGGTATCAGGACAATAAACCAGAAAATTTAGGTGAAACTGAAAAACTTTTGAAGGAAACAAATAGATTGCAAGAACAAAATCTAAAGCAGAGTCCACAATCTGATGTGACAGAAACAAACCAAGAGAACACAGGAAAAGGAGATGAAGGAGAACTGAAATATGAGAAGAACAGCGAAAATGCATTTGAAGCAGAAGGAAACACTTACAGCAAACCTGACGAAACAGAGAAGGAGAGCGATAAACCCTTACAAAGCcaagaagaagaggagaaagagaaaagtCAGACACTGAAACAGGAAAGTGAAAATGGAAAGAAGTCGCCTGAGCATCAGAACGAGAGACTAGAAGAGCAAAAAACTGAAGATAATAATGAGGATAATCAGACACCAGGAGAGACAGAAGAGGTGTTAGACAGACCAGACACAG GTTCATCTGATGTCACTCTCCCTAGTCACATCAGACTAACCTCTCAAAAGGAGCCTGTTACTGATAGAAAATGGGATCAAGACAACGAACCAGAAGATTCAGGTGAAACTGATGaaggacaaaaaacaaaaaaaatgtcagaacaaAATCTAAAACAGAGTCCACAATCTGTGTCAGAAACAAACCAAGAGAACACAGGAATTGGAAATGAAAAAGAAGTAGACAGATATGAGAAGAACAGTGAAAATGATGACGAAACAGAGAAGGAGAGCCATAAACCCTTACAAAGCCAAGAAgaagagaagaaagagaaaagtcAGATACCGAAACAAGAGAGTGAAAATGGAGAGAAGTCGCCTGAGCATCAGAACGAGGGACTAGAAGAGCAGAAAACTGAAGATAATAATGAGGATAATCAGACACCAGGAGAGACAGAAGAGGTGTTAGACAGACCAGACACAG TTATAGATTCACCAGCTAACCTGGAGAAGGAACCTATAAACAGCACTGTCGCATCTTCCAGTCAAACTGACCTACATAATTACACAGACCAAGACaaggaagaagaaagaaaatgtcCTGGACTGGGTCAGGATGAGAAAAGAGAGGTTGTAACAAATCAGGAAGAGAAAGGTGGCCAGGAACAAATgctagaagaaaaaaatcatgacCCAGAGATATCTGATGAAATAAGCTGCATTAACTTTGagaaacaagacaaacaaaCTGATCCAGACAGTACAATAAACACTGTGTCTCAGCAGCAGGGGCATGACGATGGGTTGAGTAACCAAGATAAA
- the LOC127519191 gene encoding uncharacterized protein DDB_G0283697-like isoform X3 — MAVTRILIYISCLCFARDFVFCDDYEEIGNKITLTPRIRGKPEEILWKHNENKVLEYDGSEVVEYGSFKSRVVVDFETGELTIQKLSSQDSGQYQSDIVINGKVQSSSHTLTVLDALAEPHVSCELDETSNVKKLLCSVESQTQLSYEWSGPNINGHLGPELVVDKQEENLDSVYTCTVKNQVNSKSTNFTLEDCHTGREGSAVLVPVLIVTILLILLIALAIFLYALYKRKKQKQARPSEPKNMDPENGQGQNLLSNVTTESVPGSSDAIATLPSHIRLPSQKESIADKKWYQDNKPENLGETEKLLKETNRLQEQNLKQSPQSDVTETNQENTGKGDEGELKYEKNSENAFEAEGNTYSKPDETEKESDKPLQSQEEEEKEKSQTLKQESENGKKSPEHQNERLEEQKTEDNNEDNQTPGETEEVLDRPDTETVSPAVTERNMDNEAVQVHENEKSQNDDGEQSLEQQNESLRNQKTEDTAISENDMRPGETKERTEEKNHKRIDRPNTAETCNRPSVDQPVDGEAPSAPAVIDSPANLEKEPINSTVASSSQTDLHNYTDQDKEEERKCPGLGQDEKREVVTNQEEKGGQEQMLEEKNHDPEISDEISCINFEKQDKQTDPDSTINTVSQQQGHDDGLSNQDKAVPACPEKSDMTNKNLYTD, encoded by the exons ATGGCTGTTACAAGGATTTTGATTTACATTTCATGTCTCTGTTTTGCTCGAG attttgttttctgtgatgaCTATGAAGAAATTGGAAACAAGATCACACTTACTCCAAGAATCCGTGGAAAGCCTGAAGAAATACTGTGGAAACACAATGAGAACAAGGTTCTGGAGTATGACGGGAGTGAGGTGGTGGAGTACGGCTCATTCAAAAGCCGTGTAGTTGTTGATTTTGAAACAGGAGAGCTCACAATACAAAAATTGAGCAGCCAAGACAGTGGCCAGTATCAATCTGACATTGTGATCAATGGGAAAGTTCAGAGCTCCAGTCATACTTTGACAGTTTTGG ATGCTCTGGCAGAGCCTCACGTGAGCTGTGAGCTGGATGAGACTTCAAATGTTAAAAAGCTGTTGTGTTCAGTGGAATCTCAGACTCAGCTCAGCTACGAATGGAGTGGACCTAATATAAATGGTCACTTGGGACCAGAGCTTGTTGTTGATAAACAGGAGGAAAACCTTGACTCTGTCTATACCTGCACTGTGAAGAATCAAGTTAACAGCAAGAGCACCAACTTTACTCTGGAAGACTGCCACACAG GCAGAGAAGGGTCTGCTGTGCTTGTTCCAGTCTTAATAGTAACAATACTTCTCATTCTGCTTATTGCACTGGCAATATTCTTATATGCACTATATAAACGAAAAAAACAAAAGC AAGCGAGGCCATCTGAACCGAAAAATATGGACCCTGAAAATG GTCAAGGCCAAAACCTGTTGAGTAATGTCACAACGGAGTCTGTGCCAG GTTCATCTGATGCTATTGCCACACTCCCTAGTCACATCAGACTTCCCTCTCAAAAAGAGTCTATTGCTGATAAAAAATGGTATCAGGACAATAAACCAGAAAATTTAGGTGAAACTGAAAAACTTTTGAAGGAAACAAATAGATTGCAAGAACAAAATCTAAAGCAGAGTCCACAATCTGATGTGACAGAAACAAACCAAGAGAACACAGGAAAAGGAGATGAAGGAGAACTGAAATATGAGAAGAACAGCGAAAATGCATTTGAAGCAGAAGGAAACACTTACAGCAAACCTGACGAAACAGAGAAGGAGAGCGATAAACCCTTACAAAGCcaagaagaagaggagaaagagaaaagtCAGACACTGAAACAGGAAAGTGAAAATGGAAAGAAGTCGCCTGAGCATCAGAACGAGAGACTAGAAGAGCAAAAAACTGAAGATAATAATGAGGATAATCAGACACCAGGAGAGACAGAAGAGGTGTTAGACAGACCAGACACAG AAACTGTGAGTCCTGCTGTGACAGAAAGAAACATGGATAATGAAGCAGTACAAGTACATGAAAATGAGAAGAGCCAAAATGACGATGGCGAACAATCACTTGAGCAGCAGAACGAAAGCCTGAGAAATCAGAAAACTGAAGATACAGCTATTAGTGAGAATGACATGAGACCAGGAGAGACAAAAGAGAGAACTGAAGAGAAAAACCATAAAAGGATAGACAGACCAAACACAG CTGAAACTTGCAATCGACCATCTGTGGATCAGCCGGTGGATGGTGAAGCTCCAAGTGCTCCAGCGG TTATAGATTCACCAGCTAACCTGGAGAAGGAACCTATAAACAGCACTGTCGCATCTTCCAGTCAAACTGACCTACATAATTACACAGACCAAGACaaggaagaagaaagaaaatgtcCTGGACTGGGTCAGGATGAGAAAAGAGAGGTTGTAACAAATCAGGAAGAGAAAGGTGGCCAGGAACAAATgctagaagaaaaaaatcatgacCCAGAGATATCTGATGAAATAAGCTGCATTAACTTTGagaaacaagacaaacaaaCTGATCCAGACAGTACAATAAACACTGTGTCTCAGCAGCAGGGGCATGACGATGGGTTGAGTAACCAAGATAAA